ATACATGGCGGATCTGCGGGCCCTCTATGACGATGGCTTCTCCAAGCGGGGCATGCTCGGAGACGTCCTCATCGAGAAGGCAGGCTCCGAGGAGGGAGCGAAGGCGGATCCCTGGAAGTACCTCCTGGGGGACGCGGAGCAGTCCTTCCTGGAAGGGTATTTGAGGCAGGCCAGCGGGGTGGAGGCGCGGGTGCGGTTCCTCAACCTCTCGGGGCTGGCGTCGAACGGGCGTACCTCCGCGGTGATCGTCGGGTTCGGCTACGACGTGGCAGAGGGCGCCATCACTCGCGGGCCTCGCTGGGCATGGAACACGCTGGCCGGCAAGCCGCTCCAGGATGCAGGGCCAGACTCGGTGCTGCTGGGCCGGAGCATCGGGCAGATCTTCGGCTGCCTCCCCGAAGAGCCAGGCGTCCAGGCCGGGAAGGATCCTCGAGAGGTGCCGGTGAGCTGCAAGCGCAAGATCCAGATCTCCTCGACGACGGGCGCGGGTCAGCTCAACGCGTTGGACGTCGAGGTGGCGGGTCTGGCCACGGTGTCCTTGAAGGAGCTCGAGGCGAAGTACGCGATCATGCCCCTACCGCTGGCCCAGCAGCTGCTGGATACAAAGGGAGTGACGATGTACAGCGTGCGGCTGTCGGACCCGTCTCAGGCGGGTGCCTTCGCGGAGCAGCTGCAGGCCGCGGCCCGGCAGAAGGGGTTGGAGCTGCAGGCCAAGAGCTGGCGCGAACACCGGCTGGGTGAGGTCTTCCGGCGCGGGATGGGCGTGCTCGCGGTCTTCCGGACGCTGGTGGCGCTGGTGGTGCTGATCGTCGCGGGAATGTCGGTCCTCAACACGCTCTACAAGGCGGTGAGCGAGCGCACGCGAGAGATCGGCACCTTGAGGAGCCTGGGCTTCCTGCGGCGGCACATTCTCGTGCTGTTCGGTTTGGAGGGCGGGCTGCTGGCGCTCGCAGCCTCGGTGGGCGGAATCCTCGTCACCGTCGTGCTCGCGACGTTCGTGAACCGGGCAGGCATCACCTACAAAGGAGGGCTGCTCGCGGAGGCCATCCCGCTGAGCATCGCCATCACGCCTGGGCTCTACGTGCGCAGCGCGGTCACCCTGTGTCTGCTGGCCGTCATCGCCGCGCTCATACCCGCCCGCCGAGCGACCCGAATGAAGATCCCGGACGCGCTCGGCCACGCGTAGTGCTGGCGGGCCTCATCGTTAGGAATTTCTCGCCCGCAGCTCCTGGGATTTGGCGTAAGGAGCCAGCGCATGGCGCGGATTATCGACGGGACCGAGATCAGCCGGGTGATGCGGGAGCAGATGGCCCAGGAGGTGGCGGCGCTCAAGGCCGCTGGGATCACTCCCGGGCTGTCCGTGGTGCTGGTGGGCAACAACCCCGCGAGCCAAGCCTATGTGTCCAGCAAGACCAAGGCGTGCGAGGCCCTCGGGATGCGAGGCCAGACGCTGAACCTGCCGGAGAACGTCTCCACGCAGGAGCTGTTCGCGGTCATCGACCGCCTCAACGCAGACTCCTCGGTGCACGGCATCCTGGTGCAGCTCCCGCTCCCGGCTCACCTGCCCTACAAGGCCGTGCTGGAGCACATCCACCCGGACAAGGACGTCGACGGCTTCCATCCCCTCAACGCCGGGCTGGCCTTCGTCGGCGACCCTCGCGCGTTCGTGCCCTGCACCCCCGCCGGCATCATGGAGATGATCCGCCGAGAGAACATTCCCACCCGGGGCAAGCACGCGGTCATCGTCGGGCGCAGCCTCATCGTCAGCAAGCCTTTGGCCTCGCTGCTCATGGCTCCCGGCCCCGACGCCACCGTCACCCTCACGCACCGGCACACGCAGGACCTCGCCTCGTTCACCCGGCAGGCGGACATCCTCATCGTCGCCGTGGGCAAGCAGAACCTCATCACCGCTGACATGGTGAAGCCCGGTGTCGTGGTCATCGACGTGGGCCAGAACCGGGTTCCCGATGACAGCTCCCCCCGCGGCTACCGCATGGTCGGCGACGTCGACTACGCCGCCGTCAGCGAGAAGGCCGAGGCCATCACCCCCGTACCCGGTGGCGTGGGCCCGATGACCATCACCATGCTGCTCGCGAATACGCTTCAGGCCGCGCGCCAGATGCAGGCGCGCGGGACATCAGGGAATCCGCGGTAGAGCCAGGGATCAGCCCCGATCCCGGCGGACAGGGACCTTCCTGCCCCGGAGCGTCGCGTGGCGCAGCGCTGTGATGATCCGTTCAGCGTCTGGCTCCGGCACCTCCACCAGGGAGAAGGCGTCAGCGATCTGGATCGCTCCGATCCGTGAGGACTCCAGGCCCGCTTCGCCTGCGATGGCACCCACCAGATCCGCAGGGCGCATGCCCGCATTCCGGCCCGCGCCGATGTAGAGCCGCGTGATGTCCCAGTCAGACCGCTGCGCGGGCCCTCGAGGCTCCCGCTCCTCTCGCCCAGGACGTCCCCCAGGCCCCTTGCCCTTCCCTGGCCTTTCAGCAG
This DNA window, taken from Hyalangium minutum, encodes the following:
- a CDS encoding ABC transporter permease, coding for MKPLLQMAVRNVLKNWRHSLASMLSIAVGVIALGLFEGYMADLRALYDDGFSKRGMLGDVLIEKAGSEEGAKADPWKYLLGDAEQSFLEGYLRQASGVEARVRFLNLSGLASNGRTSAVIVGFGYDVAEGAITRGPRWAWNTLAGKPLQDAGPDSVLLGRSIGQIFGCLPEEPGVQAGKDPREVPVSCKRKIQISSTTGAGQLNALDVEVAGLATVSLKELEAKYAIMPLPLAQQLLDTKGVTMYSVRLSDPSQAGAFAEQLQAAARQKGLELQAKSWREHRLGEVFRRGMGVLAVFRTLVALVVLIVAGMSVLNTLYKAVSERTREIGTLRSLGFLRRHILVLFGLEGGLLALAASVGGILVTVVLATFVNRAGITYKGGLLAEAIPLSIAITPGLYVRSAVTLCLLAVIAALIPARRATRMKIPDALGHA
- the folD gene encoding bifunctional methylenetetrahydrofolate dehydrogenase/methenyltetrahydrofolate cyclohydrolase FolD; translation: MARIIDGTEISRVMREQMAQEVAALKAAGITPGLSVVLVGNNPASQAYVSSKTKACEALGMRGQTLNLPENVSTQELFAVIDRLNADSSVHGILVQLPLPAHLPYKAVLEHIHPDKDVDGFHPLNAGLAFVGDPRAFVPCTPAGIMEMIRRENIPTRGKHAVIVGRSLIVSKPLASLLMAPGPDATVTLTHRHTQDLASFTRQADILIVAVGKQNLITADMVKPGVVVIDVGQNRVPDDSSPRGYRMVGDVDYAAVSEKAEAITPVPGGVGPMTITMLLANTLQAARQMQARGTSGNPR